GAAGTTGCGCCGAAGCACCCGCACGGGACGGCCGCGCAGCTCGGTCAGATAGCCGGCCACCTTGCCGAACAGCTCGTCCACATCGGCCGGCGCCGGGCCGCGCAGCGCGGCGTCCAGCTCGCCGCACAGCTTCGCCATCTCCTCTTCCAGCTGTTGCTGCCGCCGCCTGTTACCGAAGATCCCCACCCGCAAAACCCCTCGCGAAGCACACCGTCCGCGGGCGGTGTGCGTGCCCTCTCCCCGTGCTCCCGCCGAGCGGCGGAGCCGACCTCTCACGTGCCGACATCACACGTGCCGACCTCACGTGCAGACCTCGCACGTGCCGACGTCACACGTCCTGCTGGTCCTCTTCGATCGAGTCGATGAGGGCCTGCATCACGGCGCGCGTCTTGGGCGACGTACCCCGCAGGGCGAACCCGTTGAGCTGGTTCTTGCGTTTGAAGTCCTGGAGTTCGGCCAGCTGCCGCGAGCGCTCCTCTTCCAGCCGCTCCCGCAGGGCCCGGTCGAGGGCCTGGGAGGGGGTGGCCGTCAGGAAGCCCCGCGACACCTGGAAGAAGTCCTCGATCCGGGCCGCGTGCTCCAGCGAGGGCGCCTTCTCGCCGCGCAGGAAGCGGCCGAACCACTGCGGGGTCAGCCCGGCTCCGTGCGCGATCTCGGCCTGCGTGTACGGCCTGCCCGCCGGGCCCATCCGGGTCCGGCGCAGGAATTCCAGCCGCTGGGTGACCTGCTGGAGGAAGTCGCTCTCGGGCAGCGGCCGCCGGTGCAGGCCGGCCACCACCACCGATTCGGGCAGGCCGGTGCTCCGGGACAGCGGCTCCGGGTCGAGGGTCACGGCCCAGTCCAGCTCCGCTTCCTCGATCAGTCCCTCCAGAAGCGCCAGGCTCTTCAGATGAGGGCTTTCCTCGTCGCTCACGTTCACTCCTGGCTGGCTTGCTTGTCCCGTACGTAGCGGCCGACAGGGCAGTGCCCGTCCCGCCTCGTCACTGAATCAGATCAGCGATCGGTTCTACAACCGAAACGATCGTTGAATCCACCTTCCCTCCCTACCCCATCACTCCGCATCCTTCCCCATATTCCCTCAAGAGGGTTGTTTGAGGTAAGGTCCGTACCCATGGAGAATCCAGAACGCGAGCTGTACTCGGTCGGCGAGGTCGCCGAGCGGCTGGGGCTCCACGTGCGGACCGTCCGGAACTACGTCCGCGACGGACGGCTCAAAGCCGTCCGGATCGGCAAGCAGTACCGGATCAGCCACGAGGACTTCGAGGCGCTGACCCGGCGGCCGCTCACCGGCCGGGACCCGGCCCCGGCGGCGGCCGCCGCCCAGCGCGGCCATCTGGAGGTGTCGAGCATCGTGCAGCTCGACCCGATCGGCCCGGAGGCGGCGAGCCGGCTGAGCACCCTGGTCACGGCCGCCGTACAGGGCCCGCGGGACACGCCGCAGGCCCTGCGCGTCCAGACCGTCTACGACAAGGAGCGAGCCCGTATGAAGATCGTGGTCCTCGGCAGTGCCGTCGACACCGCCGACCTGCTCCATCTGATCGACGGCGCGCTCGGACCGGAGAACGGCCTGTTCCCGTCCGGCGCCCGGCAGGAGGCCCCCCGTGCCTGACGTCCTCGTGGAGCACCACGGCGTACCCGTCCTGGTCTGCGCCGCCGACGGCCCGCCGATCGCCACCGAGCAGGACGCCCTCGACCACCTGATCGGCGCGGCCTACCACCGGGCGGAGGCGATCGCGGTCCCGGCCGAGCGGTTCGACGACCGCTTCTTCGACCTCAGCAGCGGGATCGCCGGGGCGATCCTGCAGAAATGCGTGACCTACGGGATCCACCTGATCGTCGTCGGGGACATCTCGCACCACCTGCGGGCGAGCAAGGCCCTCCCGGACCTCGTCCGCGAGTCGAACCGGGGCCGCCACGCCTGGTTCGTGGACGACCTCGACGCGCTCGCGGCCCGGCTGGCGTAACCGGGTCCGGGGCGCGGGAACGGGCACGCCGGTGTATCCAGGAGCCATGGGTCATCGGCTGCGCCACCCGGTGAAGGGCCGGTTCCGGGAACCGCGCCTGGCGCTGCTGCCGGTGCCCTTCGCCCTGATCGCCCTGGTCACCACGGTCGACGTACTGGCGCCGCCGGGTGTCCATCTCGGCCCGTTCCTGGTCGCCGCGCCCGCGCTGACCGCGTCCTTCTCCGGGCCCCGGATGACCGGGTTCGTCGGCGCGGTGGCGGTGCTGGCCCAGGCCGTGGTGGCCGTCGTACGGACCAACCTCACCGACCTGAACCACACCATCCAGATCGTCGCGCTGGTGCTGATCTCGGTGTTCGTCACCCTCTTCGCCCATCTGCGCGAGGTCCACGAGCGGCAGCTGACCCAGCTGCGCTCGGTGGCCCAGGCCGCCCAGCAGGTCGTGCTGCGGCCGCTGCGCGAGCGGATGGGTCCGCTGCGCCTGGCGTCCGTGTACCTGGCCGCCGAGGCCGAGGCGCAGATCGGCGGGGACCTGTACGCCGCCACGCGCACCCCGGACAGCACCCGGCTGATCATCGGTGACGTCCGGGGCAAGGGGCTGGAGGCCGTGGGGGAAGCGGCCCTGGTCCTCGGCGCCTTCCGGGCCGCCGCGCACCAGGAGGCCGATCTGCCGGGGCTGGTCGCCCACCTGGAGGCCGCCGTCGTGGCGGACCCGGACGACCCGTACGAGGCGAACGGCGAGGTGGCCCCGTACGACGGGGGCGACGCCTCCGACTGGCACCGCGAGCAGTTCACCACCGCGGCCGTGCTCGACGTACCGGACCGGGACATGACCCTGCGCCTCGTCAGCTGCGGGCACCCGCCACCCCTGCTGCTGCGCGGCGGCCGGGTCCTCCCGCTGGAGGTGGACCACCCGGCGCCGCCGCTCGGCCTCACCGAGTTCGCGGACGGCGGCTTCGCCGCGCAGTCGTTCCCCTTCGAGCGCGGGGACGTCGTCCTCCTGTACACCGACGGGGTCATCGAGGCGCGGAACGCGGCGGGGGACTTCTACCCGCTGGCGGAGCGGGCCGCCGACTGGCCCGGCGACGGCCCGGAAGCCCTGTTGCGCCACCTGTGCGCGGACCTGCTCGCCCACTCCCCCGGCGGGCACTTGGGGGACGACGCGGCGATGGTGGCCATCGAGCGGATCGGCTGAGCTTCCCGGGGCCGCGGTGGAACTGCGGCCCCGGCCTGCCGGTCTGAGCGCGTACACGTGCCAGCTACCCTTGCCGCATGCCGACGCCGATGCCCATGCCGATCCCCAAGACCGTCCCCGTGAGTGTCGACGCGATGCTCGAAGACCTGCGGACACTCGTCGAGACCGAATCCCCGTCGCGGGATCTCGACGCCTTGAGCGCATCGGCCAAAGTCGTCGCCGCCGTCATCGAGAGCCGCCTCGGCGGGCAGGCCGTCCTGATCGAGACCGAGGCCGGACCGCACGTCCACTGGTCCGGCGGCGGCGATCCCAAGGTCCTGATCCTCGGTCACCACGACACGGTGTTCCCGCTCGGCACCCTGGAGCGCCGCCCGTTCACGGTCGCCGACGGGCACGCGACCGGCCCCGGGGTCTTCGACATGCTCGGCGGACTGGTCCAGGCCGTGCACGGCCTCGCGGCCCTCGACGACCGGTCGGGCGTCGAGATCCTGGTGACCGCCGACGAAGAGGTCGGCTCCCACTCCTCCCGGGCCCTCATCGAGGAACGCGCCCTCGCCTGCGGCGCCGTCCTCGTCTTCGAGGGCGCCGCCGACGGCGGGGCGCTCAAGACCGGCCGCAAGGGCTGCGGCACCTTCCAGGTGTCGATCGCGGGCCGGGCCTCGCACGCGGGCCTGGAGCCCGAGGCCGGGGTGAACGCCCTCATCGAAGCCTCGCACCAGGTGCTGGACATCGCGGCGCTCGGCCGGCCCGGCATCGGCACCACCGTCACCCCGACCGTCGCGTCCGCCGGAACCCTGGACAACGTCGTTCCGGCGGAGGCCACTCTGATCGTCGACGTCCGCGTCGAATCGGCCGACGAGAAGGAGCGCGTCGAGTCGGCGTTCGCGGCGCTGACCCCGCACCTGGACGAGGCGCGGATCGTGGTGCAGGGATCCGTCGGCCGCCCGCCGATGCCCGAGTCGGCGTCGGCGTCGCTCTTCGCGGTGGCGCGGCGGCTGCTGCCCCACTTGGAGGGCAAGGCGGTGGGCGGCGGCAGCGACGGCAACTTCACGGCCGCGCTCGGGGTGCCCACGCTCGACGGCCTGGGCGCCGTCGGCGGCGGCGCGCACGCCGACCACGAGTACCTGGTGGTCGACGCCATGACGGAGCGGGCGGACCTCGTCACCGGACTGGTGCGGGCGATCCGGGGCGAGTGACAGGGCGGAGTGACGGGGCGTCCACCTGCCGGAATGCGGTGGACAGCGCTCCCCTGCCGGACAGAATGGGGATCATGACCCGAACAGACCCCAAGGCAGACCTCCTTGTCTACCTCCAGGACGCCCGCGAAGTCCTGTTGTGGAAGCTCGAAGGGCTGTCGGAATACGACGTGCGCCGCCCCATGACACCGTCCGGTACGAACCTGCTGGGTCTGGTCAAACACACGGCGGGCGCCGAAGCCCTGTACTTCGGCGAGACCTTCGGGCGGCCCTTCGACGGACCGCCGCTGTGGATCACGGGCAGCGCCGAGGCGAACGCGGACCTGTGGGCGACCGCCGACGAGACGCGCGAGCACATCGTGGGGCTGTACCGGCAGGTCTGGGCACATTCGGACAAGACGATCGAGTCACTGGACCTCGACGCGGTCGGCCGGATCCCCTGGGGCGACCGGAGCGAGGTGACGCTCCATTCGAGCCTCGTTCACATGATCGCGGAGACCGACCGGCACGCCGGACACGCCGATGTCATCCGGGAACTCATCGACGGGACCGCCGGGTTGCGGCCCGGGAGCGAGGCCATGGCCCCGGGCGACGCCGCCTGGTGGGCGGACCACCGGGACCGCCTGGAACGCGTCGCCCGCGCGGCCGGGAACCTTCCGGTCAGCCCGTAACCCCACGGCCGCCGCGTCGTTGAACCCGGCAGGTCAAGCGAAGTGTACGAAGTCCCGGCCCCCAGGGTCCGGGACTTCGTGCTGTCCCCGCGACCATCGGGCTAGGGGACACCCCCTAGCCGAGGATCTTGCGCTCGTAGGCCACCGCGACCGCCTCCGCGCGGTCCTTGGCACTCAACTTGCCGTAGATGTGCGTCAGATGGGTCTTCACCGTGGCCTCGCTGATGAACAGGGCCCGGGCGATCTCCCGGTTGGAGGTGCCCTTGGCCACGAGTTCGATGACCTCCCGCTCGCGGGCGGAGAGCGGTTCACCGGCCGGGGCGGCCGGTCTGCGCACCGCCGTGACCAGGCGGGAGGCGACCGCCGGGGACAGGACGGTGCGGCCCTCGGCGGCGGCCCGTACCGCGGTGAACAGCTCCTCGCGCGGGGCGTCCTTGAGGAGGTAGCCGGTGGCCCCGGCCTCGATCGCGGGGAGGGTGTCCGTATCGGTGTCGTAGGTCGTCAGGACGAGCACCTTGGAGCGCAGTCCGCGGCGGGTGAGTTCCGCGATGGCGGCCACTCCCCCGCCGCCGGGCATGCGCAGGTCCATCAGGACGACGTCGGGGTCGAGCCGCTCGGCCAGGGCGACTCCCTCGACGCCGTCGGCGGCCTCGGCGAGGACTTCGAAACCGTCGGCGGCGGCGAACATCCCGCGCAGGCCGTCCCGGACCACGGGGTGGTCGTCGCAGATCAGCAGCGTGATGGCGCGGGCGGCGGACGGAGTGGTGGTGGTCGTGGTGGTGGTGTCATCGGTCATGGGGGACCAACGGTACGCGGGCGGACACGGCCGTGCCGTGACCGGGTTCCGATTCGACGGTCACACTGCCCGCGATGCGCTCCGTACGGGCGCGCATCCCGTCGAGGCCGAAGCCCGCGGTGGCGGTGCGGGGCGGGAGGCCGACGGGGTCGAAGCCCCGGCCGTCGTCGCGGACGTCCAGGGACACCTCGTCCCCCATGAAGGAGAGGGTGACGCCGACCCGTGAAGCGCCGGCGTGACGGCCCGCGTTGGAGAGGGCCTCCTGGGCGACGCGGAGCAAAGTGGCCTCTATCTCGGTGTGGAGCTGACGGAGCGTGCCGGTGACGGTGAAGTCGGCGCGGACTCCGTGCCGGGCACCCCACTCCTCGACGGTCCGCTTCAACGCGTCGGGGAGCAGGTCGTGTTCGAGGTCGAGCGGGCTCAGGTTCTGCACGGAGCGGCGGGCCTCGCCGAGGCTGTGGCGGGCCAGGTCCTGTGCGCGGAGCAGGTGTTCGCGTACGAGGCCGGGGTCCTCGCTGACGGCGACCACCTGGAGCTGGGCGATGATTCCGGCCAGCCCCTGGGCGATGGTGTCGTGGATCTCGGCGGCGAGCCGGCGGCGCTCGTCGGCGACGCCGGCCTCCCGGGCCTGGAGCAGGAGTTGGGCGTGCAGGGCGGCGTTCTCGTCGAGGGCCTGGCGCAG
This is a stretch of genomic DNA from Streptomyces sp. NBC_00536. It encodes these proteins:
- a CDS encoding helix-turn-helix domain-containing protein, which encodes MENPERELYSVGEVAERLGLHVRTVRNYVRDGRLKAVRIGKQYRISHEDFEALTRRPLTGRDPAPAAAAAQRGHLEVSSIVQLDPIGPEAASRLSTLVTAAVQGPRDTPQALRVQTVYDKERARMKIVVLGSAVDTADLLHLIDGALGPENGLFPSGARQEAPRA
- a CDS encoding response regulator transcription factor; this encodes MTDDTTTTTTTTPSAARAITLLICDDHPVVRDGLRGMFAAADGFEVLAEAADGVEGVALAERLDPDVVLMDLRMPGGGGVAAIAELTRRGLRSKVLVLTTYDTDTDTLPAIEAGATGYLLKDAPREELFTAVRAAAEGRTVLSPAVASRLVTAVRRPAAPAGEPLSAREREVIELVAKGTSNREIARALFISEATVKTHLTHIYGKLSAKDRAEAVAVAYERKILG
- a CDS encoding M20 family metallopeptidase, coding for MPTPMPMPIPKTVPVSVDAMLEDLRTLVETESPSRDLDALSASAKVVAAVIESRLGGQAVLIETEAGPHVHWSGGGDPKVLILGHHDTVFPLGTLERRPFTVADGHATGPGVFDMLGGLVQAVHGLAALDDRSGVEILVTADEEVGSHSSRALIEERALACGAVLVFEGAADGGALKTGRKGCGTFQVSIAGRASHAGLEPEAGVNALIEASHQVLDIAALGRPGIGTTVTPTVASAGTLDNVVPAEATLIVDVRVESADEKERVESAFAALTPHLDEARIVVQGSVGRPPMPESASASLFAVARRLLPHLEGKAVGGGSDGNFTAALGVPTLDGLGAVGGGAHADHEYLVVDAMTERADLVTGLVRAIRGE
- a CDS encoding DUF4180 domain-containing protein, whose product is MPDVLVEHHGVPVLVCAADGPPIATEQDALDHLIGAAYHRAEAIAVPAERFDDRFFDLSSGIAGAILQKCVTYGIHLIVVGDISHHLRASKALPDLVRESNRGRHAWFVDDLDALAARLA
- a CDS encoding sensor histidine kinase — its product is MNDGADTTRRTPLDARWDLFHRWGPGALLVIGSLVSAATADLLMSATGRRAAVVLVAVGVMLQLGWDRIRERHRGPSAAGAVYYFLRWAVAFALTWLNPFFAFYAAIGYFGAERLLPRRWLKAGLFASAVIMSGSQSGGLPPKGPVGWVVLGAVLVVNLLLLSVFGHFAAQEEEQARVQAETIGELESANARLRQALDENAALHAQLLLQAREAGVADERRRLAAEIHDTIAQGLAGIIAQLQVVAVSEDPGLVREHLLRAQDLARHSLGEARRSVQNLSPLDLEHDLLPDALKRTVEEWGARHGVRADFTVTGTLRQLHTEIEATLLRVAQEALSNAGRHAGASRVGVTLSFMGDEVSLDVRDDGRGFDPVGLPPRTATAGFGLDGMRARTERIAGSVTVESEPGHGTAVSARVPLVPHDR
- a CDS encoding PP2C family protein-serine/threonine phosphatase, with protein sequence MGHRLRHPVKGRFREPRLALLPVPFALIALVTTVDVLAPPGVHLGPFLVAAPALTASFSGPRMTGFVGAVAVLAQAVVAVVRTNLTDLNHTIQIVALVLISVFVTLFAHLREVHERQLTQLRSVAQAAQQVVLRPLRERMGPLRLASVYLAAEAEAQIGGDLYAATRTPDSTRLIIGDVRGKGLEAVGEAALVLGAFRAAAHQEADLPGLVAHLEAAVVADPDDPYEANGEVAPYDGGDASDWHREQFTTAAVLDVPDRDMTLRLVSCGHPPPLLLRGGRVLPLEVDHPAPPLGLTEFADGGFAAQSFPFERGDVVLLYTDGVIEARNAAGDFYPLAERAADWPGDGPEALLRHLCADLLAHSPGGHLGDDAAMVAIERIG
- a CDS encoding DinB family protein: MTRTDPKADLLVYLQDAREVLLWKLEGLSEYDVRRPMTPSGTNLLGLVKHTAGAEALYFGETFGRPFDGPPLWITGSAEANADLWATADETREHIVGLYRQVWAHSDKTIESLDLDAVGRIPWGDRSEVTLHSSLVHMIAETDRHAGHADVIRELIDGTAGLRPGSEAMAPGDAAWWADHRDRLERVARAAGNLPVSP
- a CDS encoding helix-turn-helix domain-containing protein — encoded protein: MSDEESPHLKSLALLEGLIEEAELDWAVTLDPEPLSRSTGLPESVVVAGLHRRPLPESDFLQQVTQRLEFLRRTRMGPAGRPYTQAEIAHGAGLTPQWFGRFLRGEKAPSLEHAARIEDFFQVSRGFLTATPSQALDRALRERLEEERSRQLAELQDFKRKNQLNGFALRGTSPKTRAVMQALIDSIEEDQQDV